The following nucleotide sequence is from Triticum dicoccoides isolate Atlit2015 ecotype Zavitan chromosome 7B, WEW_v2.0, whole genome shotgun sequence.
CCAAGCACCTTGCCGCCACCTCCGAACCAGCCACAACATGAGCCAGGTCGGCCGGAGGTCATGCATCACGAGCGGATCAGATCGCCTCCGATCTGACGAGGGGAGCCCGGGGCCTCCCCGTGCCACGACCAGCGCCCACCGGGACCTCGCTGCCCGCGCAGCCGAGGGGATCCGGCCTACCTCACCGACGAGCACTCCCTGCCGTCGGAGTAGTGTCGTCCGCACCAGCGAGGCCGCCGCCTCAGATCCCACCAGTGCGCGCCACCCGACGCGCCGGCCGCCGAGTTCCGCCGCCGCGCCCGAGGGAGGAACCCCCCGCGGCCCCTACTCCAGGCGAAGGCAGGCGAGATCCCGCCGNNNNNNNNNNNNNNNNNNNNNNNNNNNNNNNNNNNNNNNNNNNNNNNNNNNNNNNNNNNNNNNNNNNNNNNNNNNNNNNNNNNNNNNNNNNNNNNNNNNNNNNNNNNNNNNNNNNNNNNNNNNNNNNNNNNNNNNNNNNNNNNNNNNNNNNNNNNNNNNNNNNNNNNNNNNNNNNNNNNNNNNNNNNNNNNNNNNNNNNNNNNNNNNNNNNNNNNNNNNNNNNNNNNNNNNNNNNNNNNNNNNNNNNNNNNNAACCAGCCACAACATGAGCCAGGCCGGCCGGAGGTCATGCATCACGAGCGGATCAGATCGCCTCCGATCTGACGAGGGGAGCCCGGGGCCTCCCCGTGCCACGACCAGCGCCCACCGGGACCTCGCTGCCCGCGCAGCCGAGGGGATCCGGCCTACCTCACCGACGAGCACTCCCTGCCGTCGGAGTAGTGTCGTCCGCACCAGCGAGGCCGCCGCCTCAGATCCCACCAGCGCGCGCCACCCGACGCGCCGGCCGCCGAGTTCCGCCGCCGCGCCCGAGGGAGGAACCCCCCGCGGCCCCTACTCCAGGCGAAGGCAGgcgagatcccgccgccgccggcaccgcgcGAGCTTTGCTCGGCGGcgcccgccggcggcggcgggaggagaggaAGGAGGTGGGGTTGggtcggcggcggctagggttgggcgcCCGGGTCGCCCGCGGGGGGGCGACACGGGGCTGCGGCAGATCCCAGTCGTTCGCTTACACCCCATGTTCAACACTTATTTTTTCTTCGGCACAAAGCTTAATAAGTTGCAAACAGGCAGTGTTGGGGATGCTGCTTCAGTCGGCCGGTTTGTTCCTCCTATCAGAATATGTGCCACTGCGcaaacaaaaaaaaaagaatatGTGCGTTATCTGAATTTATGCAGGAGGTTGACCATGAAAGCTGTCGGATGACATAGCTTTAGACTTGAAAAGAAATAGGACGCTAGGCCTCCATACATTGTAATAAAGCTGTTAACATCCAAGCATTTGTTGAGTGTCTCAGAAGCAAAAATCGTAACAATACTTCCTCATGTACTTTTCTTCCGTCATGGGCATGCAATGCATGGAGCAATTTTTGCAGAACCGGTCCTGCAGGGAACCAATAAACACAGGGCTTTTGGCTTGTTCGGTTAACACTCCAAGGGAAAATACATCAAACCTGAACAGTGGAAGCATCAACGATATACACCAAACCTGAACTATCCCCTCATGAGGTTGACAAAGTTTTAACTAGAATCACAAAAGGAAGTATCAGCGTATATGCAAGTCAGCCTCCTCTCGACCAGTATCAGCTCTAGAATGCTCAGCATTTCATACATAAACCACCATCTTTTGGAAGTTTCGGGTAAAAAATTCAGAAGAAACATCTCTTCCTTGAGCTCGCCGGCGCCAGTCAGATCCGGTCAATATTTCATACATAAACCACTATATATCTTTGGAGGTTTCGGGTCAAAAATTCGGAGAGATGCCAGTTGCGCCCCCACCCCCTGTCACCTTGCTCCAACCCTCCACCCCCATCCTCCCTTGATCTGGACGTCTAGAGCTCCAAATAGTGGAGGCTTCGCTGAAGCCAGACGCGACTGGGCCAGCCCATTCTGTCCGTGAGCGGTTTTCCATTTGTTTTTCGTTTTTTTAGttgactagcaaaagggcccgtgcgttgcaacgggagaaaaaataatTATAAGCTTCAATGGCGACGACCACATTTTGTTCACATCTCATCGCATGATtttgaaatttgttcacaaatgcaagaaatttttattttttataaatatATTCACAAATTGAAGCAATGGTCACATTTTCAAAAAAGTATCATGGTTGTCAAAAAAATTGGTAATTCAAAGAATTATTCTAAATTTCAAGGAACTTTTTTTAAAACATACTATAATATTCCAATCCACCCCAACAGTTAATTCTTCAAAATTCACGCGGGTATATTCACGAAGACTCAGAAGCATTACTGTTTAACAACATACCTTCGATCATTTATGAAGATTTTTgcaattttgtgaacattttttactcTTTACAAATATTCTTTTAAAAATTGTGACATTTTTTTATATTTGAACTGTTTTAAAGCATTTTCTTTTTAATCGGAGAACAATTCCAGAATAGATAAACATTTTTTTCGAAATTGGTGGATTTATTTTGAATTTCACATACATTTTATGAATCAATAAACTCTTTTGTAATTCATGAACTGTTTTTAAAATTTTATGATGTTTTTTAAAATgcatgaatttttttaaattagCAAACATTTTGGTCAATTTCATCAATAATTTTTAATACACGGGATTTTATTCAAAATCGTGGACTTTTttattttatgaacttttttttcaaaattgcgaACATTTTTTAGACACATGAGCCGGAGCAAACAGGCACTCAGTGTCTTCTCCAGCGCGCAACAACGTATTACCACTACATTAATAATGAGTTAATGATGATTTTCAAAAAACAACATATCATTCAAATGTCTcatttcgtttatttgccactatTTCTTTGCTTTGTTACTTTCTCTTCATGTCCTAGTCTTACCTTCTCCAGACAATAACTTGGAgctaataatatgtcattttccaAACAAAACAAGAAACAGAGAAAAAAAAACACAAGGAGAGCCTTGCCATATCTGATGCACAAAATAGAGTGGTTCACATTCAAGTATTTATTTGTTCACTGCATTACCAATAAAAGATCGCACATCAATGTTTTTTATGCTTACTTAAAACTAACCGACTCATTAAGCATATTGGCCTCGACACGAGAAACGCGTAGTTACGAAGTTACGCCGTGGAAAATTAACAAGGAGTATAATCTTGTTACTGAATTTAGACATACAAAAACGGGGGAGAAGTAACACGATATATCCCCTTGCCACAAAGCAGATGATCTTCCGTCTAGAAAAAGAGAGTACCTTCCCCTCACTAAACAATATACCACTGTAAAAAGGCAGAGTATCCTCATTTGCTTACAAACCAGCCATACCCAAGCACAGGAAATTTGACAAACTTTCAGCCTTTGATTTGCCCTCAGTGCAACGCACACCTCCAGTCCACTCGCCTCTATCAATAGGGCGTCATCTCTATGAATTTCCATCTCCAGCAAAAGCACTATTTAATAACAAaattatcaatggccatgttatcaCTCTAAAACATATGCACATGTATACTGCTATACAAAGATTATATACATGATTTCTCTCTTTATCAGGTAGGTGCCTTGGATTATATCGCATCTTGCAAATAAATGCTCAACGCACAGCAAACCAATGGAATGGAGACAATGCTCCTGGCAGGCAACCTTTGATGTACATATATATCATTAGATTAGTACTTAATGGAAAAAACTTTCAACCTCACTATTTTTAGCATATTTCAGTTCTCTTAAAATTGTTTCTTGGCCTGATGCCGATGCTTATCATAATTACCTTCATTCGTGAGAAACAACTATAAAAAAATACCAGCTGGCTAGATCAAGCACAGTCAATAGTTCCGTATGGTACAAGGCAATAGAACATTTACATCTGGATTTGAATATGAAAAATATGACTACTGATAATAAAAGAAAAATATATCATCCTCACCTGCCATAAATTAGTTAATGCGCGGATGGCTGGCGACATATTTGGCCCTGTAGTTGGTAACCGCAACGCAACAACTTTCCGCTGCCTGCATTCCCTGCACTTGCCCATCTCTGTGTCACGATCATGCTCCTCGCCCTTGTTGCTGCCACCCCAAAATTCAGAAACAGTAGACGCCTACAATGCAAAATTCAGTCCGTTTGAAGTCACAAGGAACTAAGGAACTTGGCCGGCTTCTTTGTGATGATACGAAGCATCCAGCGTCATCACCGCATATGTGTAGACGAAAAAACAATTTGAAGTTTTTACCTCGTAATTAGAAGGCACATGTTGTGCACATATAAATGTCTGAACTCTGAAGTATGAAGCAGCATTGAATTCAGTGAATCCCATAATACTGGACACTGGACTATTTCAATCCATAGCACGAAAAGTCCTAGCGCGGCATAAAAAATCCTTTCCCTGACTGGAAAAGTGCTCAACGTCGATGACATGTTGTCCCTAAACTCGTCGAGTTGTCTCCATTTTGTTTCTTTTATGTTCAGCCTCATGCAGATTCGTGTTGCCTCGTTGACATCTGATTCATGGAGGAGAAGGACTCGGTGCTTGTTTTTTAGACCTGCAGATCATAAATAAATGATTGTAAGAACATTACTGAATCTCAAGTGTGAATGAGCTAGTCCCTTACGCTTCATATATACACATGACTGAATCCTGACGACTCATGACTATGATACTGACGCTCCACAGTCCATACACAAATTTCACTTGCAACCCGGTGATCAACCATGAAGAGATCATAGAATAATTTCATCTTCTACTTAAGTACAGTCACAAGTCTGGACCATGGAGTGTGTGTTCTCCACGAATAGCCCAAGGACTAAATTAAACTGATGAAATAGAAGCTTCTTGTCATTCAATCAATCATAGTACTGTTGTGAAATTTTTACCAGATGTGGCGGCCATACCCTGAGGTGTCGATGACAGATTGACACTGTTCGCCTCCTTGATCGGCCATGAGGGGAGATAAGCAAGGCCGGCCTCCGTCGATTGCAGCCTGGAGAGCCAAGTTCGGGGAAGCCCGGGACTCGGCATCTGCATCCATTAAAAGCAGCTAGTACAACTATTTTTATTTTTGTCGCACTTTGAAGTCTGAACTAAAATTCAGACTGCACAAAGCTACGATCAATGTCAGAAAATATCAATGTTATGTTCTTCTGGTAACCATCAGCTTACAATACTACATGCTGATAACTTTGAACTTAGAATTGAACTTCTATTTTAGGCAGAGATGCCCAACAAACACATCGAATGTTTAACCAACTTTTTGGCTGGAACAAACAAATATCATGTACTGATATTGACTCAGGCAAAATAACATTGGAGAAGCTGAGCCAACTTTTTGGCTAgagcaaacaaataaaaaaaagttagGCCAGCTATGTTCATCACCTTTATTCCACTACTTGCTCTGAACTCTTCATGTTCAGTAGAAAATATTATGCTACAAAATTTGGGGGAAAATCTTCAGCTTAAAATCGAGCGATATATTGGCAACTAATTAATCCAGTTATGTGGACTGAACAAATATTTAGACTTTCTACAATTGATCCTACATCCTACATTCAATTTATACCAGCTACAATACGAATATGACGCATGGAGCTACTTGCTATAGGCTCTTCTCACTGAATGCAAATACATGATttctcatcatcaccaacaacaaatATCTACATTGGGTTTCTATATGTATGCAAGCTTCGTGAATTGCTAAAGTTTAATAAATTGTACAGGAAAAAAAATAAGGAACCACCAATATAATGTTTCTTTTTAAGAACAATTTTCAAATTCCATCAGGAAATAATAGAAATATGTTCCATACCTTCAGTATATATTCCCAACACCTACTCTGGACCAGTGTCTCAAATTCTAGTTGCAAACAGACCAAAGGCTCCGACCCTGCACATATGCAAATTGGTACCAAGGAGAACTTATGTAGAAATTGGAGTATCGTGATCCTGCATAGGAAACACTAAGCTTCATCTGTATAGTATAATAACTAAACTGTTTTGACTAAGATGCTGATGTTGGCAATTTTCAGTCGCGCTTGAGATGGCAGCAACAATAGCCAAAGCAAACAAACAAAATACACTATGGGGAAACATAGATGATACAAGGTACCTTATATGATTTCCTGATTCTTTACTCAACAACATaaagatgaaagcaaaccaaataaGGGTTTGTAGGATATAATTATGTTTCCATGTACTCAAACCGCCCAGCCTGTGTAGGGAGGAATATGAAAAATCGAATCCAACTGTCCATGAAAACATTTGTGAATTCTATCTATTCACCACTAAACTATGAAGGAATATATGCATCCAATAGTTCTAGGATTCAGTTTGTTACATCCAATATTAATCATCACGTATCATCCCAATAAGAGCACGTACAAACAGAAAAATCTAAGCCCTTGTATCATCCAAATATTCTTTCCCCGCGGCAGGGGGTAACAAACTCGTACTATATGGGGGAGTCGCCGGCGGGCTTGGATTAGTACCAGAGCGCGCTTTTCCTCCTCTCCTTTGTGCATCTCCGCCTCCTCGTTCGCTGCTGCAACATCTTTCCGTGCCCATCGCAGTGCGTCGTCCTCCCCGGCTGGGTATGAACCACCTTGACCGTCGTGGTGCCGCCCCTTCCAGTCGTTCACCACTTGTGCAGGACCGCCATGACCGTTTTGCCTCACAAGCACATAATTCAACAATATATGGGATATAAGAAGCAAGCACCAGTatatacgtactgaagagttaaagtaacgagaaggaacATAACTGCTCATGTTACAGAAATATCTCTTAAAAACATCACTTTCTTTATAGGCAATGTAAAGAAAAATTGATGACAATTATTTTCAGCAGACCAAGAAAGAACGATGGTTTGCCAAGAAATACTAATGAAACTAACAATTACCATAGTACGTTCTAGCATATTAGAAATTTTATTTCATTTACCATGTAGTACAAAACCGAAGTATTGTCAGGAAGCATATACGTCAAATAAATACAGTGGAAAGGACCACAACGACATATCACAACTTGAGCAGCAAATTGCAAAAGAACTTGGTTTGCTTGAGGAAATATCACATGTTAAAATCTCCATGGTTCCCTAGATGCATAGACATCATCACCCTGCAGGCAAACATGACTTACCAAAGCGGATCAGTCAACATCCATACTTACCAATAAATCCATGAAATGTGAAAACATCTGCGTTGTGACGGCAAGCACGACAACCACTTTAGAAATTTGAGCTTTAGTCATGTCATAGTATTTGGAACATTTTTTTTTTGAACAGAACAAGGCACCAAGTGGTGCCCAATATCATTAACAGCTCATAACAACAGTACAAGAGAGAGTACATATGGCTTGAAAAGAGAAAGGGAAAGGGGAAACAGCCAAAGAAAAGGAGCTGTTAAATGCTAGCAAAGATAGGTTTAGTATTTGGAACATTATAATGTTATTCGTACTGAACCTTGTGTCAGCCATTTGAATAATTACAACTAAAATGATATGTGACCTATATTCCTTCTGTAAATGCAATGTTTTTACGAAATTTATATCTGGCTAAATTGACTGCCTAATGTCCATGCTTACATAGCACAAAAAGTGAACTCGATTAATGTCCGTGCTTATACAGCCCACCTTTCCCCCATACAAGGATGTACACGATTACTTTGTTTCTGAAAATATTGTTGACAGTGTACACGCACAACCTCAAATTCTCAGCTGGGAAAAAACAAAACCTAATCATCACTGAATCAGAAGATGCGGCTTGGGCTGGGCCTTGGCTTGATGCCGCGCCGGATGGGGCGGCGGCCCATGCGAGTGTTGCGCGCGTGCGGGACGAGCGTCGTCCTCGTACAGATGTTGGCAGGGACATGCAGCGGCGGCGCTGCAGGTCAAGCGGGGCGGCGCtccggtggcggcgatggcggggcCTGGTCGAATCCGGGCGTATCTGGCAGGGGTGGATCCATTTCCGGCGGATTTGGCATGgaggcggccggatccggcgagattgaAGGTCGGCGGCGCCATGGCCATTCAGCGAGCAAGAGGGAGAGAGTTGAGAGGAGATCTagaaggaggagaagggagagGGGCGAGGCGGTGGAGCGGCCGGAGGTCCAGCGAggaaggtcgccggcggc
It contains:
- the LOC119335754 gene encoding uncharacterized protein LOC119335754 produces the protein MGFTEFNAASYFRVQTFICAQHVPSNYEASTVSEFWGGSNKGEEHDRDTEMGKCRECRQRKVVALRLPTTGPNMSPAIRALTNLWQCFCWRWKFIEMTPY